One part of the Phragmites australis chromosome 3, lpPhrAust1.1, whole genome shotgun sequence genome encodes these proteins:
- the LOC133912549 gene encoding lysine-rich arabinogalactan protein 19-like, whose product MELQCNPILLSSPLSYHLHINGAVHRPLRSTPSLYGMQTDTKEPAAAAPAVGKPPSICDRLQRAFHARPAFRPLRRLTVLHHDGGAAKPAALGAGPDATHGGPPVPAPPQPPSSVAGAHAPAPTAPPAPQPVPVCAPAVAEMAAVNSAPPGAPAPAGDTKAEDKAKQTKGKIRVGSRVRKALSSK is encoded by the coding sequence ATGGAACTGCAGTGCAATCCCATCTTGTTATCTTCGCCTCTAAGCTACCATTTGCATATAAATGGTGCAGTTCATCGTCCACTTCGGAGCACTCCAAGTTTGTACGGGATGCAGACGGACACGAAGGAGCCTGCCGCCGCGGCCCCGGCCGTCGGCAAGCCGCCGAGCATCTGTGACAGGCTCCAGAGAGCCTTCCACGCCCGGCCGGCGTTCCGGCCTCTCCGCCGCCTCACCGTCCTCCACCACGACGGCGGAGCTGCGAAGCCCGCCGCTCTCGGTGCCGGCCCTGACGCTACTCACGGTGGTCCGCCGGTGCCGGCCCCGCCACAGCCACCGTCTTCGGTTGCCGGTGCTCACGCTCCCGCGCCCACGGCACCGCCGGCTCCGCAGCCGGTCCCTGTGTGCGCACCGGCCGTCGCCGAGATGGCGGCGGTGAACAGCGCACCACCgggggcgccggcgccggcgggggATACGAAGGCCGAGGACAAGGCTAAGCAGACCAAAGGGAAGATCAGGGTGGGCTCCAGGGTCCGCAAGGCCCTCTCGTCCAAGTAG